The DNA window CCATCCATCCTCAGAATGGAAAAGTCCAGAGCTCCCTTAGCCACAAGGTAGTGTTTTCCAATGTGGGCATCCCTCAggctccctccctgtgctgaaGTCCAGCCAGCTGCAAAGTTTTTCCATCAGACTGTCATTCTAGACAGGCCTTCTCATCTTAGGAACTTCTTTGCTGCAACATCTGCCTGATTTTAGCTGCTCTGGTGCCCTTTGTCCTTTAGGATCTCCCATTAACTCTAAGGTCTGTGTCCTGAAAAGGGAGTGAGATAAATGGCCGGGGAGAAGAGAGTAGActcacttctttctttctacTGTGAGAGACTGGGGAAGAATGAGAACGGACACTTATGCAACTGAAGGATTTGGGGATCTCTGGTTTGCAGTTTGCATAAGACAATGTAtgtttattcttaaaataaaaagcagatgTACTGAAGATAAGGTGTACAATGCAAAGTTTTGAAGTCTTCTTGCTTGCCCTTATGAGGCCAGAGAGTGGGTCCAGAGGTGCATGTCTCCCATAGTCCTGCAGTTCAGGTGTAGCCACTAAGAACATCATCTTTCCTTGCAGCTGACACTTTGGAAACTCACCTAATGGGACCAGACACATTTGGCCGGGAGAAACTTGAGTTCTGTTGGTGACGTGTGGGACAGAAGGAGCCCAACTTGACACATAGCTGAGTTTGCAGGGCTGAcagttaaaggaaaaataatattgcaTGTGAATTTAAGCATGCTTGATGTGAAATTGTGAAAGATAAAGAACTTGGAATCCCATCATACTAATCTTATATGATCTTTTAGGGCTAAGACTGTATATTTATGagatagagattttttttttttttctttttgtatgtgAGCCCAAATTAGTTTTTCTTCAGTGAACTTAGAACACTGTCTGAACTGCTGagtgattttcattttctacaaATTGAGTTAGACTGGGTCAGTGATTGATCTTGCCTACACTGGTGCATATCAGACATGGAAGTGCTGGCATGACTATGATTGGAAATGCCCATTAGCGTACCAGAAAGGATGTCATAGAAATTAAACTgatccccctccccttttttttttcattgctgtagtattaaaattgtttttgaaaGAATCCAGCTGATAAATGATATTGaacatggttttgttttccttctgctccagtAGCTAATGCAGATAAGAATTAATGCAAATACCATGatgagtttgttttgttttttttttcaaattcagttAACCTAATTGAATTAAAGACACTTTGGTCATCTAAAAAGActgcttattttgttttgtaaaccATGGTTATAATTCCATATGCTTTACcataatattttattgcatGGTATAGTTTATAATTGCCTTACCAGCAAATGTATTCTGAGCATGTAAGGCTTATTAGATAGATTTCTtcaatgtattaaaaaatgtatttctatgAGGCCAAGTAGTTAAAATCTAATATTATTCAGGTTACAAAGTCAAGCTTTTATGACTATTGATTAGAGCTGCTATTCCCCCAACCCATGTTCCTGTGCATTAAGATATATGCATTATTACATTATCAGATGCTGCTTTTTTATCGTGAGGGACTCTGTCTCCATCAGTGTAATGTGATGGACAAAGCTTTCCTAATGAGCCTCTACTCTACTGTTTACCCTGGCCCTTCATGCctcctgctgtttgttttttgaacCCTGCTGTTAATACAGGCTTATTAGCTTCTGGGCTTTTTTGTCATAGTTTTTTCTACAATAACAAATATGAATTAGCCTATCTGTGATACCTCTAAAGAGAAGGCTTGTACTGCGTTCAGTGTCAGCCAAGGTGCAGAAAATAAAGTCAAAAGTACTTTAATCTGGGTAGAAAGCAACTTGAGATGCCCAGGTCCTGAATTTTGGGATGACTTAACATTAGCTATGTGTTGTGTTATATTATCTTGTGGTCTGAAGTACCTCTTCCAGTATATGCCCTTGCAGCTGTGAGCACTGAGCAAGTTTGTGGACCAGGTCTCAGAATGTGGTTTTGGCTACCAgactctgctcctctctggaaAGTATAGATTAAGTCAATTGCTTTGAAACTCAATGGAATTGGTTGGGACAAAATCCAGTTCTTCAGGGCTGCAGTGTCTTAAGCAGAGAAACTGTTCTTCCTATATTTTTTCGCACACTTTTCAGCTCTTCTAGTTACATATATTTCTCTACAACACAGTCCTTAATCCAGTTTACCTGAAAAAGAAGGTCCTGGAGTGGACACAAGAAAAATTGTGTATATATCTAAATTGTCCTGTGTGCAAGGAGGAAGTAAAttcacaaaagaaattatttgggtAGGAAGTCATCTCtagatcatctagtttcaagccttctgccacaggcaggggaACCTTATACTGCCcccagcttgctcagagccccatcttGAACACTGCCAGTGATGGGGCATCCAAAACTTCTGTGACAACCTGTATCACCACTCTCATGgtaaaaatttcttcctcatatctaaTCTAAGTCtgtcttctttcagtttaaggccattcccccttgtcctatcactccatgcccttgtaaaaatCCTTCTACAGCTCTCTCCTAGGTCCCTTTAGGTAGTGAAAGGTATTCCCAGAGCTGGTgccttctccagactgaacatCCTCAACTCTGCCTTCGTAGGAGGGGTGCTCCATCCCTTTGATCACCTTCATGCCCTCCACTGGAGTTGCTCCACCACATCCACATCCTTCATATATCAAggatcccagagctggtgcAGCACTCCAAGTCTCATGAGAATGGAAAACTGAGGGAGAACTACCACCCTTCActtgctggccatgctgcttttgatgcaaTTCAGGATGTGGGTGGTAACTCTAATTTTCTCCTGTCTCACCGAGGACCTTGCTAATGTTCTCTTAATGTATTCCCCTCTTTGTGTGTATGTAGTTcttctgttatttaaaaaaatataaataaatgtaaactaATATGGCAGGTGACAACAAAAGCAGGTAGATGTTCTTTATTGAGAACTGCAAAGGAGCAGACCATGTGAGGATAGTTCTGTTGCTGACTTCCAGTCCTATCTCTTTGTCTAAGTTTGGCATTCTACCTTATTTCTTGATCCACTCTTATTCTCATGTTTTACTGCTTCCCTGTTACAGTCTCCATCTGCTTCAACTGTGTCAGTGAAGGCCAGGGGAATTACTATCAGCTGGTATAAAAGTTTGTAGGACCTGCTGTGTGTCAGACAGTACCAGACTATAGCACTATTGGCTTCCTTCTCTGCAGTCTGTCACAATTCCTTTTTGCTCTTATCCTCATAGAACAGTTCTTCACTAggtttcctttttcattttcaattccATACCTCTGAGCTGAGTGAGCATTTGGAGCTTGCCCAGGCTGGAACTAACAGCAATTGTCCTGCTACATTTGACACTGTCTTGATCCAGCCCTTGTGAAATTTGACTTTCTTTTTCTACTCAGGATTTTATCTGGTCAAAACTGATGCAGTGTGTCTGCCTCTTGTTGTTGCTCAAATAACCACTGGTCCTGACTCAAACAAAATCTCTGTCCtaaaatgatgtaaaacataGCAGGGGAGGCAAGGATGAACAGCAGGGGAGGAAAGAGAGGGTATGACTCCTCAGAGAAGAATTCAGCAGTAGTGTTTCCAACAGTGGGGCTGTAGATAATGTAAAATTTACTTTCTGTAAAAGGATGCCTGTGatcatattttgtttctgtgcatCTAATCTAGTGAACTAAGACTTGCCATGTTGCTGCTTCAGTCTTGGGCACTAACAGTGTGCACTAGCCCTGGAAGTTGcaactttaaataatttacagCAAGGAGAGGCGATCAAAATGGCACATTTCTAGAGGACTTGGATTACATCCTGGAGCCGGCTGCTGATGCACACTGGTAACCTGTGTGAGCTACGTACTTGGCTGCTCCGAGTTCAGTGCCAGAGGCATTCTTCATACTCAAATACTTGAAAATACTTGTTAGTACTGTGAAGTGAATCAAATGTTTTCTGTTCCAAGTAAgatcattcttttttttttccctctctatGGTCTTTGTTTTACATGCCCTCAGTAGGaattttcttaaggaaaaaacaggCATTTGTACTGCTGTCCTTTCTCTGCCCACTTTAACAGTGTTTTGTTTATCCTATTTTGGGACCAGTATATCAAAACAACTCCCAGATACATAGTTTCTGTCATGTGCAAGTTTCGTTGCTGCTGATATTTTGGGTGTTTTCATAATTGCTTTTGTAAGTGGAAACCTTCTAAAAAATTGGAGGGCTCAAATAACACCATCTTATTCACAGCAATACCATGCCTAGATCCTATttcactgctgccttctgttTTGTGTTGTAAAACTCCttataaaaatttaattccCCTTCAACCTGCGACTTTATAGCAGAATGGTGAACCATTCAGTTAATTACTGAAACTGTGATCTTCAGCAGGAGAGCCAAGAAGAATGCAAGCTGAGTggcaatattttaattaatgaacAAAAGCTTATGGACTGGCCAAGGGAAAGGATAAGTTTTGAAAGACAAATGGCAGCAATACATTTTTAGTTGCAATGGGTGACCTCTGGCAAACCCTGTTCTCTCATTTTAGCTGGGGTAGCCAGGCAATTCCTGAAGAAATAGATGTTGATGCTCTGTATACACAACTCCTTCGGAGTTTAGGtattcagaattaatttaattttactcCATGTCCAGAATATGATCCAAAATACTCCAAGGAAATGTCTTCTAGAGGAATTTTTTGATTTCTCCCCATGttttcccacactccccaccCCCACAGTGGGATGGACTGTGATGATCACAAATGatttgtaaattttaaaaatgagacacAGAAGCTCCCTGCAGGGGGCGGGGCACATTCTCTCTGTAGGGAACACCTGTGCTTTGGTCATAGGTGCTAAATTTCTTGTTTCTGCTACATGTTtgagcccccaaatcccagtttgttCCATCCTCCATGTTTCTCTAGAGAGCTGGTGTCAGTGTTTGCCCTAAAAAACCATCATGTGTTCATCATATGGAGCTCTGTATTGCTCCATGGGTTCTAGTTTTCGTTTCCCTGTGCCCATGTGCACAGTTTAGGTGGTGTGCAGGGTGCCCTTgaccagctgtgctgcctcacCCCTGtccatccacagcagcagccttaGCGTCCTCCTTGGCCGTGCTGCACCATTGGTAATCTATAATACATTACAATATATGGATAGATGTGTATACAGATAAAACCAGACACACTCATTGATCCATCTTAATATTTCTAaggaatatttatatttaataatcaTTAGCTCTCAGGAggacagcaaaagaaaaagtgcattttatTCTCAGATGTATAATTTGCCAGTGCTTGAACTCATTGAAGTGTGTTTCTCATACCacctccctcttcctccttctcccacttgtatgtaaatatggaaacaagATTTTGAAGCAATATAATTTGTAGCTATAGGATTTGGGTATGTGTGTGACCTTTGAAGGCTTTCTAGAAATGCTTGTTACTGCTTTAAGCATATGCACTTTCCTGACAGATTGAGGCTTGCTTCTTGTGTATCAGTTAAATATAGCATAACtggaaaataacagaaattatgaCTGAAATAGTTGTAACAGGCATCTGAAGTGAATTTTTAATTGTATGTAATATCTAGTCATTGTGACCACTACTTTGACAAAATTTGACGCTTCCtcttttcttggaaaatattaGAAGATTCTTTCATGCAATGATTTAAGCAGTTATTTCCTTTCTCATCATAGAAGAATATGCAATTCTACTCTTATAACGAGCATTGTTATATATCAACTTGTGGTTTTTGTCAAAGTGTTTTTGGCTAGGAATCAAGTTAGTTTAGAAAGAACAAAGCATTCCTGTATTGTTCTTAATAATGACATAAAACTGCTCTTATTACATTAgttacagaattaaaaaataagcttGTTTTCTCCTTAAGGCTTAGCCAATTTAGTGGAGAAAGGAAACATAATTGATGACTGGGTAATTGAAACAATCAACAGTACAACCTAGCACTTAAAATCAATGGCTTATAGAAAGATATGATAATAGCAGCATAACCGGGAGGAACATAATCTATGGGAAAAGTCATTATTAGTGCACCACTGTTTTTGTGTTGTACCAAGATTATAAGCAGTAAAAATGTCACTCACAGTTCCCATAAGCAAGATAAAGCTTTGATGACAGTGGGTACGCAAGAACCTGGAAATGTTGATTAAATTCAGAGCTTCCTCAGTTCCTGGTAACTAACATGTTGTGGAGTTGATTTAGATTTCAGAGAACTGTAATTACAgctggtatttttttctctccattcaCAGTAAGCTTTATTCTGGGTGGAATGTAAATACGTGAATGTTGAGAAATCACTAGCACGTATGTAGTCATCTTTTGATAACAAGAGATcatctttaaaaagcagaatgaagacagaaataaCTTGTACAACCACCAAGCATTAGTCACACGTAGTTCTTATATAATGCTTACGTCTTCAATCAGCATGCTGGCAGCTGGGCTTCTTTGTAATATTTGTTTGGAGAAGAAGCATCTATCTCATTTGTcaggggaagaaaatgaagcCAAGAGTTAAGGGACATGCTGGGGGGCACACAGTGCTTAGCTAGTGAGAGTCTTACAACAAAGAAGTGTCCATCATCCTGTATCAAGCAGAGGCAACAGCAGAGTGGATTCTATAGTGGTGTCTCCTCCTGTGCTTTCCACACTCAAGTCCTGGCCTATTGGGTGTTTTctggggcagagcaagtgaatgctctgctgcagcacttctgcaaatttccattttgtttgtTGTTCTAGGAAAGGAGGTCTTCTTCATTCTATTATGCCTTGATGGAAAgggcaaataaaaatatgtagcGTGAAATACCAAAAATGGCTTCTTGCCCTTGAAACCCAAAATGTAGTAGGCATGAGCCTAACACCAAGAGAAATGCTGGTatatgcagatttttctttgagGATTTGGCCACTGCACTGTGACTCTGGAATCACAGTAATTATGAAAATAGACCTCATTCTCTGGGGGATAAGCCACTGGTGTACAGAAATTTCCTTGTAATGATTTGTTAACCATCCTGgctgtttccttttgtcctgGTCCTGTTAGTTCATATCTATTGAATATTTGTTCCCAACTGAAGAGCAAGGCTATTAAGTGGAGGTGGAAACACTCTGCAGTCTCATTCTGAAAGTACATTTCTTGAggctgaaaataaatgcattgtAAGCAGGTTTTAATCCTAGCAAGTACAAAAGCTCAGAATACTTTTGGGGGACATTTTTATTCTTAGCTTATTGTTGATAGACAGGGAAATTTGTTATAGCTTGGTTTGTCCATAACCGTATGTTATGTTTTTAGTTCTTCTGTTTCACAATTATGCATAACAAATGGTGCCATTTTCTTTGATGATGTTCTAAGAGGAAATGTCAATGTCCCCAGAGAATACTCAGAACTTTGTGTGACTTCACATAATTCTTAGAATAAAAAAGTCAAcccaaaatattcaaaaccaTGACTCCAATTATCAAACAAAAAGAAGATAGCCTTTCTTTAAGGCAAAGGATTAAATTGCATTGCTATTAGATGACCTataaaattacagtaaaaattatagcaaaagtaatgtttttaaaaaagaatttatttaacTTGTTATAGAAGGTCCAGGGAAAATGAAGAGGAgataattatttataaaaatgtaaggTTGCATACAGAGTGCCATCTGGTAGTAATTTTAAACCACAAGTAATTAGTTTATCTTACTTCATGCAGTGTAATTGTGCAACTTGTCAACACAGGGTTTACAGAGGCCAAAATTGCAATTGGATTCAGAAAGGAATTGAGTGAGTTTATGGGAGATATATTAATAAGAGAATACTAAACaatctggatgcaatcctgcTGTTCTTTGAGGATTTCTGAAAGATGTGAGGATTTAgaagaaagatttatttctgttcaatattattattttttaatgacatttcCCCATCACAAAATGAATTTAGATTTTCTCACAAACTTGACAATGTTGGAGTTGCAACTATGTGGAGATACTCCTTAGTGGTAGTTAAAAGTTCTTTATAAACCTTGAAGCCACCTAGTCTTACTCTCTGAGGTCACATGCATTGACACGTAGAAAACTATTGCTGCAAGAGGTCTGATGATACAAAATGAtaaatattgctgctttttgtttgacTTAGGACGCCAAGGCTTGTTGGACCATTCGCCACGCAACACAGGCTCAAAAGTAAAAGAGAGGAAACTGCATGGGACTTGTCCTCCTGTTGGTCGTGGAAACTATGAAAAACCTTGTTTGGGTGAAAGCAGCCACAGGTCCTCATTTTTCAGTCCCCACAATGGTTTTAACACGATACATTCAGAGCACAGTCCTGTGAAGCCAAGGATAATTACAGTGGTGAAACCCGGAGGACGCACGCTCAGGAGGATAACCTTGCTTCTCAACAGGAGATCTGTCCAGACCTTTGAGCAGCTGATGGCTGACATTTCAGAAGCTCTGGGATTTCCTCATTGGAAGAATGACCGTGTGAGAAAGCTGTACAATCTGAGAGGCAGAGAAATCCGAAGTGTTTCTGAGTTCTTCAGGGAAGGTGATGCATTCATAGCTATGGGGAAGGAGCCCCTCACTTTGAAGGACCTGGAGGTGGTATTACAAGAACTTTATCCTGAAAATCCTtatgctgccactgctgccattCAGACGAATGAGGAGCAGTCCCAAAAACTGAAGAGCAGGCTGTATGACAAGGCCTCGAAAGTAGACAGTGGCTTTGATGAGACAGAAATGACCAAGAACTGCAGCGATGGCTTGTCTTCCCAGCTGGTAGCTGGACATGAAGGAAAAAGTCAAGCCAAGacaaagcaagaggaaaaaatgagaacCAAAAAAAAGTGGACTAGAGAGAGCTGGGGTGGTGAGCATGGAGTGAAGCCTTCTAGAAAAACACGAGAAAGTGAAAGGTACCTTAACCATGAGAGGAGTTCTGAGGAAGGCTTAGAAGAGAGTTCTGAGGAGGTGCTGAGGTGTGAGAAATGCGAACAGGAAAGGCAAGCCAGAGAAAAGTTACGGAGAGAAAGGCAGGCTGAGGCCTCATTTGAGAATAGAGACTTGAACACAGGCGTGTGTCAGAGGTACCACGTAGAAAGAAATACGAAAGTCAGGAACTGCAGAAAGTCTCCTGAAACCTGTCTGGAGGGTGAGGAAGTTGGCTGGAAAGATAATGGCAGTAGGAGGATGTGGAAGCCGCTACATAGGATTGTTAATGAAGGGCTGGAGAAGCAAAAAAGGAATATTGAGAAAGAAAGGGATGTGGAGAAGCATGAAAACCATGGGAAGGAAATAGTAAAAATCAGGAAGAATGCTGTAGAAGGGCTTCAGCTACCTCATGAAGTGAAGGAAGATAATGGAAGTAGCTGTGTAATGAACCAAAGTGGTTGGCTAAAGAAAGACACTCTGAGGGATGCTGAGAAAATGTCTAAAGCACATAGGGAGGGCAGAGAGGGACAAAGGGCTAAAGAGGAAGCTGCCAGAAGAGAGGGGAATGGCACATGTAGAGAGAGTGACATGACTCGACGAGAAAAAACAGGGGAGCGCAGAGTGAGTAAAGAAGACAACAAAACTCAGGGATTGGAAAGCATAAGCCGGAGGCATGCCATTAAAAGCAGAACTGATGTGGAAAAACACTATGAGATTGGCAGAACTATTGGAGATGGGAACTTTGCAGTGGTGAAGGAATGTCGCCACTGTGATTCCAATCAGATCTATGCAATGAAAATTGTTGATAAATCCAAGCTGAAGGGGAAGGAGGACATGATGGAAAGTGAAATCCTCATTATTCGGAGTCTCTCTCATCCCAATATAGTAAGCTTAATTGAGGTGTATGAGACAGAAGCTGAGATTTACTTAATCTTAGAGTATGTCCCAGGAGGGGACTTATTTGATGCAATCATAGAAAGTGTGAAGTTCACAGAGCATGATGCTGCTGTCATGATCACTGACCTGTGTGAAGCACTGGTTTATATTCACAGCAAGAACATTGTCCACAGGGACCTCAAGCCAGAGAATCTTTTGGTAAGTATTGTcaaacatttgcatttgtgcaggaatttattttccttccaattACGGTTTTTTGAATTGTTTTAAGCAAATCCCATACAGAAATAATGTGCTATGGCAGGACTATTTGAAAAAATGGGTACAATTTTGGAGTGAAATTACAATTGCAGTTTGCTTTACATAGATCTGCTATTCATTGCAGAAAGGAACTCAAGTAAAATTATCAGATGTTCAGGGGTAGTgagcatttgtatttttcagaaatcagaCCTGTTACTTAGCATCTGACTTTTAGGTGTCCAAGAATGAATCATAAAGCATCTTCCTTGCAGACTAAAGTTTATTAGAATTGCTAAATtatgttatttatttgttgGACTTTTTGTCCACTGCATTTGTATATCTTGCAGACTACTGTACTAGTCCTCTAATATAGTGATTTCTATCTTGTGACAATTTCTTTGCTTAGAAGCAGAAGTATTATGCAGTTGATTGAAATAATCTGACAGTAAAATGTTTTGGTGAATACAGCATTAAAGTCAGCTCAAATAGTAACTTCatgccaaagagaaaaattcttgTTTCCATCACATTTCTGAGGCTGCATTCTTCGCATCCAGCACTGAAGTCAATGTAGTTATTGACATGTGTGAATTTGTGTAGAAATGTTTGTAGTATTTACACTTCATAAGATACCCATTGTAGATCTGTAACAGTAAACAACTCTCCCTTGCTAAGTGTGTGTTACACTTTTGTATTAGGGTTCCAAATTTCCTGATAAACAGATAAATAGCAAGTATTTGCCAGTCTCTAACAAATTGGATTTTATCAGCTTTTTGGAGGTTAGcgcaacaaaaaaaaaaaaacaacaacaaaaaaaaaaaaccaaaacaaaacacccaaacaaacaaacaaaaatttagtCCTATGGATCAATCAGTGCTtttaagagaattaattttgcaCAGAGATCAGTGTGAATTTCTGGAGAAAAGCAACAGTGTAGCTGCAAGGATAATGTAGAGGCTGCACAAGGCTGGGCTGAAACCATTTGCTCCCAAACCTTCAAACTAAGCAATAGCATCTTTATTAGGTCCTGCTATGAATCCTGCTTAGTTTAATGAAAAATCTTTGGTATGTGATCTCTGTGTAAATAAAAGAATGATCATAACTCAGAACGCAGTGAATACAACTGGCTGGTTTGCAGGAAGAAGTGGGCTTATAGGCCCTGTCTTTGTACTTCATTTGCACAACGTTTGACTAAAATTTCACATAAAACTGCATGGCTTTTTCcagaagctgcttttccatTATGAGCCAGGTCCTGCTCCTTCCTATTTGCTGAAAATAAGCTAGTGCTCAGTGAAACACCTGAGATCTGATGCTTCATTTCCCTCTATAATACATAATCATCACAATGATGTAGATAAGCAAAGAAGGGCAAGATAAAGGTCTATTCTGGTTGTTTTCATATTTAGTTCACAGAACTGCAAAGCAGAGAATGCTGGGCAGTGGCAACATTGTGTAGCACTGAAATGATCATGTTGCCCATTTTGAAAGTCAGAATACATTTTTcaaggacagagcagctcccagactGTAGGTATTTTGTCATACAAGAACAGTGTTACCTAAACactgcaggaaataaaattttacctGTTCTAGTTTCAACTGGCTGTTAATTTAATCTACACAAAGTAtacttttgaaaagcaaatctATTCAACCATGCAAATGAGTTTCTAAGGTTCTGATAGTATTGGATAGGCCACCTGCTATCTAATAAGTATTCCTATAAATACAGGCCATTTGAGCAAGATTCTGGGGTTTCTGTTTTTTTAGTGTGCTGCCTTTGTCTCCTTAGAGTGGCTGGGGCACCAAAGTAGGAAGGAGAGCTGCCACTAATCTTACCATCAGCCAGTGCTGAACAGTAACAAACAAGTATTGAAGCAAATTTTATGGGTTCATTGGCTGTTGGTTGAGCAAGAGCATCAGGAGATGAAGTAAAGTGCTTCAGGTTCCAGTGTCCTGCAGAGATGTCCCTGTTTCTGGGATGCCTCTTTTTTACACTGAGGATGCTTAAATCTGAATTAGTCTACCTAGACTTTGTACACAGAGGTCAAAATATAAGTATGTACTTTTAGGCTGTTGACTTGTTTGTCCCACTTTGGATCTTCTTTTGGTCAGGTAAACCTTGTAATCTTTATCTACTGTTTTTCCCCTtcaagaaaatgggaaatggaagagaaaggaTCCTTGGTCTATTTTACTAAAGAAATGTATATGTCTATTCTGAACCTGCATTGCTCCTAATGACTTTTAAACATATTGGCTAATTGTCATAAGAGATGACAAAGAAGTAGcaatctgggaaaaaatatttccctattTCATGAAAATAAGCAacaggggaaagaaggaaaacaatttctgtcCCCACAGAAGAAAAGGTGCAAATATACTTTGATATCtagtaaatttaaaattattggcACAAGAGAAAATTGGAAACCTGGTTTAGTTATTAGTTCACTGCACTTCAGTTTCTTTTATGGAACTGTTCCTCTAGCTACAAACTTCTGCACCAGGCCACCATCgtcctttctgcttttttcccctccctctttcACAACTGTGTCTGCCCACATTGATCAGGCTCCTTGCAGCATAGCTGTGAGGCAGAAGGGTGGTGACTTGCGctacagaaacaaaatctgtttGACAGCTGGTGTGAAGACAGCTGCTACGACTCCCTCCCATCTGCTAACAGAATCACCTCATTTAGGACTAGGTGTTCAGCAAGAAAACCTTTGCTGCCAAGGATGGGCAATGTGGTGTGTTTGGTCTCACAAATGAAGCCAGTCACTTCTTTTGTGCTACCTCATGGAGCGAGATTTGCTGGCAAGGTTTTTAGGTAAGGGACTGTTGAATTCTACAGCTGCTGGCATTTCTTCACTTGTGAGTGAGAAATTAATGCCCAAAATGTGGTGTTGTTTGTCCAGGTTGTAGCTGTAAAAGACATAAAATCACCCCTTTTtagggggaagggagagggcTGTATTTGTGATTGTGTACTCATCTCCTTGTACATTTCCCTCACATGCTAATGTGGTAATTCTTCAACACTCAGCTTCATAGATGTTACagctttttgtgtgtttgagaTTGTCACCTTgcccc is part of the Vidua chalybeata isolate OUT-0048 chromosome 1, bVidCha1 merged haplotype, whole genome shotgun sequence genome and encodes:
- the DCLK3 gene encoding serine/threonine-protein kinase DCLK3, which gives rise to MGKEPLTLKDLEVVLQELYPENPYAATAAIQTNEEQSQKLKSRLYDKASKVDSGFDETEMTKNCSDGLSSQLVAGHEGKSQAKTKQEEKMRTKKKWTRESWGGEHGVKPSRKTRESERYLNHERSSEEGLEESSEEVLRCEKCEQERQAREKLRRERQAEASFENRDLNTGVCQRYHVERNTKVRNCRKSPETCLEGEEVGWKDNGSRRMWKPLHRIVNEGLEKQKRNIEKERDVEKHENHGKEIVKIRKNAVEGLQLPHEVKEDNGSSCVMNQSGWLKKDTLRDAEKMSKAHREGREGQRAKEEAARREGNGTCRESDMTRREKTGERRVSKEDNKTQGLESISRRHAIKSRTDVEKHYEIGRTIGDGNFAVVKECRHCDSNQIYAMKIVDKSKLKGKEDMMESEILIIRSLSHPNIVSLIEVYETEAEIYLILEYVPGGDLFDAIIESVKFTEHDAAVMITDLCEALVYIHSKNIVHRDLKPENLLVQHNADKSTTLKLADFGLAKQVTKPIFTVCGTPTYVAPEILAEKGYGLEVDMWAAGVILYILLCGFPPFRSQDRDQEELFQIIQLGHYEFLSPYWDNISAAAKDLITRLLIVDPQKRYTARQVLQHPWIRTAGKTNSRNLQREVTINIERHFRAQRRKEVVDEDT